The Helicobacter mustelae genome has a segment encoding these proteins:
- the ftsY gene encoding signal recognition particle-docking protein FtsY — translation MFDFFKKTAQNISNFLGGGAKQQIEKELLEEVLIEADVDYEVIEQLLQHLPQNITRNQLEVGLDRFFRGESYYDKVSLKDIPTKPLVELIIGVNGAGKTTTIAKLAKRYKDSGKKVLLGAGDTFRAAAIDQLKLWSEKISVDIISTQYGSDPSALAYDTINAGSARKMDHIIIDTAGRLHNQTNLKNELLKITRVCSKALNNEPYRKILILDGTQGSSSINQAKIFHEMLKVDGVILTKLDGTSKGGAILSIIHALKLPIIAIGVGERAEDLLDFDQKDFINKLLDSIFEVK, via the coding sequence ATGTTTGATTTTTTTAAAAAAACCGCACAAAATATCAGCAATTTTTTGGGAGGTGGAGCCAAACAACAAATAGAAAAAGAGCTCCTAGAAGAGGTTTTGATCGAAGCAGATGTGGATTATGAGGTCATTGAACAGTTACTGCAGCACCTGCCTCAAAATATCACGAGGAATCAGCTAGAAGTGGGGCTAGATCGCTTTTTTCGCGGAGAGAGCTATTATGACAAAGTCTCCCTCAAAGACATCCCCACCAAGCCCCTTGTAGAGCTTATCATCGGAGTAAATGGCGCAGGCAAAACCACCACAATCGCAAAGCTTGCAAAACGCTATAAAGATTCTGGGAAAAAGGTATTGCTTGGTGCAGGGGATACCTTCCGCGCAGCTGCAATCGATCAACTAAAACTTTGGAGTGAAAAAATCAGTGTGGACATCATCAGCACACAATATGGAAGTGACCCCAGCGCACTAGCCTATGACACCATCAACGCAGGAAGTGCCAGAAAAATGGATCACATCATCATTGATACCGCAGGACGTCTGCACAATCAAACCAATCTCAAAAATGAATTGCTAAAAATCACTAGAGTCTGCTCCAAGGCTCTCAATAATGAGCCCTATCGCAAAATCCTGATACTAGATGGAACACAGGGGAGCTCTAGCATCAATCAAGCAAAAATTTTTCATGAAATGCTAAAGGTGGATGGGGTGATTCTCACCAAGCTTGATGGCACAAGCAAGGGCGGGGCGATTTTGAGCATCATTCATGCACTCAAACTCCCCATTATTGCTATTGGTGTGGGAGAGAGGGCTGAGGATCTGCTAGATTTTGACCAAAAAGATTTTATTAACAAATTGCTAGATTCTATTTTTGAGGTCAAATAG
- the radA gene encoding DNA repair protein RadA yields MAKKITLFECQHCGAQSSKWLGKCSNCDSWESFVELKASEIESLKNPSLQGKKSSATPITEVAYESVEKFTSTQEEFDIVLGGGIVKGGLYLIGGSPGVGKSTLLLKVSGGLAQMGKNVLYVSGEESAGQIRMRADRLSCVHENLFLLNEIELSAIKTQLVSKKYEICIIDSIQTIFSSQILSAPGSVSQVREITFELMRLAKEYEIAIFIIGHITKEGNIAGPRVLEHMVDCVLYFEGDPSRELRLLRGFKNRFGATSDVGIFEMKNDGLVSAKNASRLFFSAKSKAAGSAITILLEGSRALVLEIQALVSESSFATPKRSATGFDTNRLNMLLALLEKKLEIPLNRYDVFINVTGGIKITETSADLAVIASILSSFKNRPLNHDVAFIGEVSLIGDIREVSNMDMRLKEMENYGFKNAILAKRPKTKTAIKCFEVAEVTKILDWM; encoded by the coding sequence GTGGCAAAAAAAATCACGCTCTTTGAATGTCAGCATTGTGGCGCTCAAAGCTCAAAATGGCTTGGTAAATGCAGCAATTGCGACTCCTGGGAGAGTTTTGTTGAACTCAAGGCTAGTGAAATTGAAAGCCTCAAAAACCCCTCTTTGCAAGGCAAAAAAAGCAGTGCTACTCCCATCACAGAGGTAGCCTATGAGAGTGTAGAGAAATTCACCTCCACACAAGAGGAGTTTGATATCGTGCTTGGCGGAGGGATCGTCAAAGGTGGGCTTTATCTCATCGGAGGCAGTCCAGGAGTGGGGAAATCCACGCTTTTGCTCAAGGTCTCTGGAGGGCTAGCCCAAATGGGAAAAAATGTGCTTTATGTGAGCGGAGAGGAGAGTGCTGGGCAAATTCGCATGCGCGCAGATCGCCTCTCTTGCGTGCATGAAAATCTTTTTTTGCTCAATGAAATTGAATTAAGCGCGATCAAAACCCAACTTGTGAGCAAAAAATATGAGATTTGCATCATTGATTCCATTCAGACGATTTTTTCCTCCCAGATCCTCTCTGCCCCTGGGTCTGTCTCACAGGTGCGAGAGATTACCTTTGAGCTCATGCGCCTTGCCAAAGAATATGAAATTGCCATTTTCATCATCGGGCATATCACCAAAGAGGGGAATATCGCAGGTCCCAGGGTGCTAGAGCATATGGTAGATTGCGTACTTTATTTTGAAGGCGATCCCAGCAGGGAATTGCGATTACTGCGGGGTTTTAAAAATCGCTTTGGTGCTACCAGTGATGTGGGGATTTTTGAGATGAAAAATGATGGATTAGTCAGCGCCAAAAATGCCTCTAGGCTCTTTTTTTCTGCCAAGAGCAAGGCCGCAGGAAGTGCCATCACCATCCTTCTTGAAGGCTCCAGGGCCCTGGTGCTAGAGATCCAAGCCCTTGTGAGTGAGAGTAGCTTTGCCACCCCCAAGCGCTCTGCTACTGGGTTTGATACCAATCGCTTGAATATGCTTTTGGCATTGCTAGAAAAAAAGCTAGAAATCCCACTCAATCGCTATGATGTCTTCATCAATGTCACTGGAGGCATCAAGATCACTGAGACAAGTGCGGATTTAGCAGTGATTGCAAGCATACTCTCTAGCTTCAAAAATCGCCCCCTCAATCATGATGTAGCATTCATTGGAGAAGTGAGTTTGATTGGCGACATTCGCGAGGTAAGCAATATGGACATGCGTCTCAAAGAAATGGAGAATTACGGATTCAAAAATGCAATTCTTGCCAAAAGACCCAAGACAAAAACAGCCATTAAATGCTTTGAAGTCGCAGAGGTGACCAAGATCTTGGATTGGATGTAA
- a CDS encoding universal stress protein gives MKNILFGVHDTEECRQAINTIARLFGDQKESLEITLLHVIPETIIHTESGIIDYEMIEEKEQEEGQKILQEFAHAFYELGFSCKKILKNGDPIDKVLEAARDYELLIIGASESSFLHRIFNSHQDSFVNASPISVLVAK, from the coding sequence ATGAAAAACATACTTTTTGGAGTGCATGATACCGAGGAATGCAGACAGGCCATCAACACCATAGCAAGGCTCTTTGGAGATCAAAAAGAAAGTCTAGAAATCACGCTTTTGCATGTGATTCCTGAGACCATCATCCACACAGAAAGCGGCATTATTGATTATGAAATGATCGAGGAAAAAGAACAAGAAGAAGGCCAAAAAATCTTGCAAGAATTCGCGCATGCTTTTTATGAATTGGGCTTTTCCTGCAAAAAAATCCTAAAAAATGGAGATCCTATCGACAAGGTATTAGAGGCAGCACGCGATTATGAATTACTCATCATTGGGGCTAGCGAATCTTCCTTTCTGCATCGCATTTTCAACTCCCATCAAGACAGCTTTGTCAACGCATCTCCCATCTCAGTGCTCGTGGCAAAATGA
- the rmuC gene encoding DNA recombination protein RmuC, which yields MMPLLIALAISLLFLVGLAFYAYMLRSALNAKSAQNTALEKENTNLQNQNLECRENFHKLKEQVSILQTQLQAKEEKILELQSSYELRTREQKEDYHAQITELRAQYQNNITTLKEELHKNIQEQNQSLLAQNKNLINEDSKKILSEIFDPLKERIKSYEKRLGENEVILGQQIRQVFDFSKNISDNANNLANILKGDKKIRGNFGEIQLKNVLENSGLVKGEQYKLQESLKWENARYVPDAIIYLERDKSVIVDAKFSLPSNLDFQRLDDGVGGELSQNLRARIDELAKKPYKQLGDYSFVLLFIPYQNLLDLALDKDPSLYQYAYNQEVYLTTPHTLFMALKTINLTWLNIRRDENISKAFEEIGKFYDKFCGIVQNFEEMKRHLNSLQKSADGLDNKLISGSGNLSTRFEQLKTLGIKTQKSLAQHNKSLLS from the coding sequence ATGATGCCTTTGCTCATCGCCTTGGCAATCTCACTCCTTTTCCTTGTGGGGCTAGCTTTTTATGCCTATATGCTCAGATCTGCGCTCAATGCAAAGAGCGCACAAAATACCGCTCTAGAAAAAGAAAACACAAATCTACAAAACCAAAACCTAGAATGCAGAGAAAATTTCCACAAACTCAAGGAGCAAGTCAGTATTTTGCAAACACAACTTCAGGCAAAAGAAGAGAAAATTTTAGAGTTACAAAGCTCTTATGAATTGCGCACTCGCGAACAAAAAGAAGATTATCATGCCCAAATCACAGAATTAAGGGCCCAATACCAAAACAATATCACTACGCTCAAAGAGGAACTGCACAAAAATATCCAGGAGCAAAACCAAAGCCTGCTTGCCCAAAATAAAAATCTCATCAACGAGGATTCCAAAAAAATCCTTAGTGAAATCTTTGACCCACTCAAAGAAAGAATCAAATCCTATGAGAAGCGCCTGGGTGAGAATGAAGTAATCCTAGGCCAGCAAATCCGACAGGTCTTTGATTTTTCCAAAAATATCAGCGACAATGCAAACAATCTTGCCAACATCCTCAAGGGAGACAAAAAAATCCGTGGGAATTTTGGAGAAATCCAACTAAAAAATGTCCTTGAAAACAGCGGGCTAGTGAAAGGAGAGCAATACAAGCTCCAAGAATCCCTGAAATGGGAGAATGCACGCTATGTGCCTGATGCAATCATTTATCTAGAGCGAGATAAAAGCGTGATTGTGGATGCAAAATTCTCCCTGCCCAGCAATCTGGATTTTCAAAGACTTGATGATGGGGTGGGTGGTGAACTCTCTCAAAATCTGCGCGCACGCATTGATGAGCTTGCCAAAAAACCCTACAAACAACTCGGGGACTATAGCTTTGTTTTGTTATTCATCCCCTATCAAAATCTCTTGGACCTAGCACTAGACAAAGACCCCTCCCTCTATCAATATGCCTACAATCAAGAGGTCTATCTCACCACGCCCCACACGCTATTCATGGCATTAAAGACCATCAATCTCACCTGGCTTAATATCCGCCGCGATGAAAATATCTCCAAAGCCTTTGAGGAAATTGGGAAATTTTATGACAAATTCTGTGGCATCGTGCAAAATTTTGAAGAAATGAAGCGCCATCTAAACAGCTTGCAAAAATCAGCAGATGGTCTAGATAATAAGCTCATCTCTGGGAGCGGGAATCTCTCCACGCGCTTTGAACAGCTCAAAACCCTGGGCATCAAGACGCAAAAATCCCTAGCACAGCACAATAAAAGTCTGCTGTCATAA
- a CDS encoding di-trans,poly-cis-decaprenylcistransferase: MNSLCHLAIIMDGNGRWAKERKKPRKEGHKAGTNVVREITTWCAKNAITYLTLYAFSTENWKRPKTEVRYLMKLLAQYLEKEKQTYLDHDICFKAIGNIEAFDLSLKEKIYELQSLTQNNKSLTQILALNYGSRDEITRALKDLLLSPPQNLENLEEELNARLDTRGIPDVDLLIRTGGEQRISNFLLWQISYAELFFTPTYWPEFSTRELEQIIASYRQKNRRFGGL, translated from the coding sequence ATGAATTCTCTCTGTCATCTTGCAATCATCATGGATGGAAATGGACGCTGGGCTAAGGAGCGCAAAAAACCCCGCAAAGAAGGCCATAAAGCCGGCACCAATGTCGTGCGTGAGATCACAACCTGGTGTGCAAAAAATGCCATTACCTACCTCACCCTCTATGCATTCTCCACAGAAAACTGGAAACGCCCAAAAACAGAGGTGCGCTATCTCATGAAGCTTCTAGCCCAATATCTAGAAAAAGAAAAGCAAACCTACCTTGACCATGACATTTGCTTCAAGGCCATTGGAAACATCGAGGCATTTGACCTCTCGCTCAAAGAAAAAATCTATGAGCTCCAATCCCTCACACAAAACAACAAAAGCCTCACCCAAATCCTTGCGCTCAATTATGGAAGCAGAGATGAGATTACACGAGCACTCAAAGACCTCCTCCTCTCCCCGCCGCAAAATCTAGAAAATCTCGAAGAAGAATTGAATGCCAGGCTAGATACCCGCGGGATCCCTGATGTGGATTTGCTCATCCGCACAGGGGGAGAGCAGCGCATTAGCAATTTTTTGCTTTGGCAGATTAGCTATGCAGAACTCTTCTTCACGCCCACCTATTGGCCAGAATTTAGCACGCGCGAACTCGAGCAAATCATCGCTTCCTACCGCCAAAAAAATCGACGCTTTGGCGGACTCTAA
- the priA gene encoding replication restart helicase PriA, producing the protein MHYYLTASLKSSAPYLTYASPTPCEAFDIIHIPLRKQTRLGIIICEVEKPEFPCKTLQKSPLHFTPIQKKLGKFIAQYYCASYGESFGILTPLDPTTDDFSDIRDLNSISRAVSGDFVQDCGGFDDTEAQHMPNPPETASQICTNMPPKETPCLSKNKSGLDGATSASTLEDQSQPRLHDLNPRQKLALDFCQKDCLSLLFGDTGSGKTEIFFHLIDEKLKEGKTTLLLMPEISLTPQMERRLKEAFGEIFVLWHSKLGTKKRRENLGKIQSQKAKIIAGARSALFLPLVNLGQIIVDEEHDDAYKSQNKPLYNAKDLCIFLASKDLRIILSSATPCPSSYLIAKNRSRIFRLKGGHFQTKKTFLFDPSTQIPSPMLLEALQKNLEAKKQSMIFIPTRANFKTLLCQTCGESILCEQCSVAMSVHHKKQALLCHYCGFSKSIPQFCPSCGGADFLSQRIGSAQLKLELQNHLPNARIGIFDRDHASTDRQIKSLLKALKKEEIDILIGTQMIAKGHDYPKVSLAVILELDYILKSPDFRCNEKALNLLYQVAGRSGRKSDGCVIIQTLNANFFSEFLQDYEDFLLHELDLRKNLYPPFKKLALLHFQDKEEGKVLQNLGKVLQNLQAHSTQDFQIIGAEKNRIEKIANVYRHHILLRIHHQIPTLRLLQHLQSQYDFSIDIDPLDFS; encoded by the coding sequence ATGCACTATTACCTAACTGCGTCTCTGAAATCTAGTGCTCCCTATCTCACCTACGCATCCCCCACTCCCTGCGAGGCTTTTGACATCATTCATATCCCCTTGCGCAAGCAAACAAGGCTTGGCATCATCATCTGCGAGGTAGAAAAACCAGAATTTCCCTGCAAAACCCTGCAAAAAAGTCCACTACATTTCACACCCATACAAAAAAAACTAGGCAAATTCATCGCGCAGTATTATTGCGCTAGCTATGGGGAGAGCTTTGGCATCCTCACCCCGCTGGATCCCACTACAGATGATTTTAGTGATATAAGAGATTTAAATAGCATAAGCAGAGCTGTGAGCGGGGATTTTGTGCAGGATTGTGGTGGATTTGATGACACAGAGGCTCAACACATGCCAAATCCCCCAGAAACTGCCAGCCAAATTTGCACCAACATGCCTCCCAAAGAAACTCCATGCCTATCCAAAAATAAGTCTGGGCTTGATGGCGCCACATCTGCTAGCACGCTAGAAGATCAGAGCCAGCCTAGGCTCCATGATCTCAATCCCAGACAAAAACTAGCACTGGATTTTTGTCAAAAAGATTGCTTGAGTCTGCTTTTTGGCGATACAGGCAGCGGAAAGACAGAGATTTTTTTTCACCTCATAGATGAAAAGCTAAAAGAGGGAAAAACTACGCTTTTACTCATGCCAGAGATCTCCCTCACTCCACAGATGGAGCGGAGATTGAAGGAGGCATTTGGAGAGATTTTTGTATTGTGGCATAGCAAGCTTGGCACCAAAAAGCGCAGGGAAAATCTAGGAAAAATCCAAAGCCAAAAGGCAAAAATCATTGCTGGTGCGCGCAGTGCGCTGTTTTTACCCCTGGTAAATCTTGGACAAATCATCGTGGATGAAGAGCATGATGATGCCTACAAATCCCAAAATAAACCCCTATACAATGCTAAGGATCTCTGCATCTTCTTGGCTAGCAAGGATTTAAGAATCATCCTCTCCTCTGCCACACCCTGCCCCTCAAGCTATCTCATCGCAAAAAATCGCTCCCGCATCTTTCGCCTCAAGGGCGGACATTTCCAGACAAAAAAAACATTCCTCTTTGACCCTAGCACCCAGATCCCAAGTCCCATGCTTTTAGAAGCGCTACAAAAAAATCTAGAGGCCAAAAAGCAAAGCATGATTTTCATCCCCACGCGCGCCAATTTCAAAACCCTGCTCTGCCAAACATGTGGAGAGAGCATCCTTTGTGAGCAATGCAGTGTGGCTATGAGCGTGCATCACAAAAAACAAGCCCTGCTCTGCCATTATTGTGGTTTTAGTAAGAGCATTCCACAATTTTGCCCTAGTTGTGGCGGGGCGGATTTCCTCTCGCAGAGAATTGGCAGCGCACAGCTAAAACTAGAGCTGCAAAATCATCTACCAAATGCGCGCATTGGCATCTTTGATAGGGATCATGCCAGTACAGATAGACAGATAAAATCCCTGCTCAAGGCCCTCAAAAAAGAAGAGATTGATATTTTGATTGGCACGCAGATGATTGCAAAGGGGCATGATTATCCCAAAGTGAGCCTGGCAGTGATTTTGGAGCTGGATTACATCCTAAAGAGTCCGGATTTTCGCTGCAATGAAAAGGCGCTAAATCTGCTTTATCAAGTCGCAGGAAGAAGTGGGAGGAAGAGTGATGGATGCGTAATTATCCAAACACTCAATGCCAATTTTTTCTCTGAATTTCTCCAGGATTATGAGGATTTTTTATTGCATGAGTTAGATTTACGAAAAAACCTCTACCCCCCTTTCAAAAAACTCGCACTCTTGCATTTCCAAGACAAAGAAGAGGGGAAGGTCTTGCAGAACTTGGGGAAGGTCTTGCAGAACTTGCAGGCTCACAGCACACAAGATTTCCAAATCATTGGCGCAGAAAAAAATCGCATCGAAAAAATCGCAAATGTTTATCGCCATCATATTTTACTGCGCATCCATCACCAAATCCCTACCTTGAGGCTTTTGCAACATCTCCAATCTCA